A window from Kovacikia minuta CCNUW1 encodes these proteins:
- a CDS encoding Uma2 family endonuclease: MTTEATVGSQGAIFYPDSDGKPIADNTKQFRWIVVIQQNLEWLFADNPDVFVAGDLLWYPIEGNNKICNAPDVLVAFGRPKGDRGSYKQWEENNVAPQVVFEILSPSNRPTEMDKKLLFYDRHGVEEYYLYDPDTNELEGWLRIEGYLDLIESIADYVSPRLGIRFDRSGEELQIYRPDGDRFLSYTEIARRLEQERQRAEQERQRAEQAEERAARLAERLRQAGIDPEQV; this comes from the coding sequence ATGACAACTGAAGCCACGGTTGGTTCTCAAGGGGCAATCTTCTATCCTGACAGTGATGGTAAGCCAATAGCGGACAACACGAAACAGTTTCGCTGGATTGTTGTCATTCAACAAAATTTAGAGTGGCTGTTTGCCGATAACCCGGATGTATTTGTTGCCGGAGACTTACTCTGGTACCCGATCGAGGGAAACAATAAAATTTGTAATGCGCCGGACGTTCTGGTGGCGTTTGGCAGACCCAAAGGGGACCGGGGTTCCTACAAACAATGGGAGGAAAACAATGTTGCCCCCCAAGTCGTGTTTGAAATCCTGTCCCCCAGCAATCGCCCGACCGAAATGGATAAAAAACTCCTGTTCTACGATCGCCACGGGGTTGAAGAATATTATCTTTACGATCCAGACACGAATGAGTTAGAGGGTTGGTTACGAATAGAAGGCTATCTCGACTTGATTGAGTCGATCGCAGATTACGTCAGCCCCAGATTGGGAATTCGGTTTGACCGCTCTGGCGAGGAGCTACAAATTTACCGTCCGGATGGCGATCGGTTCCTCAGCTATACGGAAATTGCCCGACGGCTAGAACAGGAACGCCAACGCGCAGAACAAGAACGCCAACGGGCAGAACAAGCAGAAGAACGCGCCGCAAGACTAGCTGAACGACTGCGGCAAGCCGGAATTGATCCAGAGCAAGTGTAA
- a CDS encoding LmeA family phospholipid-binding protein — protein MEFVVILLSSLISLVSPAGFVVDKVAQTTIRKQFASVEQLDVRIDNTPSYQLLQGKVDRIRLAGRGLFPYKDVRLEVLELETDPVHVDADRLRRGRVRLKEPLRSGVHAVVKQEDINQALRSPTFVNQLRKLGFSVLENRQARQAQRYELINPRITLLENQRLRLETTLRDTKDLATLEIFFESGIEVVSGRRFRLIQPIARLNEQPVPERVMTAIATGVSERFDLRQFEKSGITARILHLNLNSQQIDLAAFIQVAPDAKLARSRE, from the coding sequence ATGGAATTTGTTGTCATTCTTCTCTCCAGTCTAATCAGCTTAGTCTCTCCAGCAGGTTTTGTTGTAGACAAAGTGGCTCAAACTACGATTCGCAAACAGTTCGCCTCTGTAGAGCAACTGGATGTACGAATTGACAACACTCCTAGCTACCAACTTTTGCAGGGCAAGGTCGATCGCATCCGGTTAGCCGGACGGGGATTGTTTCCGTACAAAGATGTGCGTCTGGAAGTTTTGGAGCTAGAAACCGACCCGGTTCATGTAGACGCTGACCGCCTCCGGAGGGGCAGGGTTCGCCTCAAAGAACCCCTCAGATCCGGTGTTCATGCGGTGGTTAAACAGGAAGACATTAACCAGGCGCTGCGATCGCCCACATTTGTGAATCAACTGCGGAAGCTCGGCTTCAGTGTGCTGGAAAATCGGCAAGCTCGACAGGCACAGCGCTATGAACTGATCAATCCCCGCATCACCTTGTTAGAGAATCAACGCCTCCGCCTGGAAACGACCCTGCGCGACACCAAAGACCTGGCAACCCTGGAAATCTTTTTTGAGTCGGGCATTGAAGTGGTTTCTGGGCGGCGATTTCGACTGATTCAACCGATCGCTCGTTTAAACGAACAGCCTGTTCCCGAAAGAGTAATGACCGCGATCGCCACAGGTGTTTCTGAACGATTTGACCTGCGCCAATTTGAAAAATCAGGCATCACTGCCCGCATTTTGCACCTGAACCTAAATTCTCAGCAAATTGACCTGGCAGCCTTTATTCAGGTTGCTCCGGATGCAAAACTGGCACGATCAAGGGAATAG